The Cucumis melo cultivar AY chromosome 5, USDA_Cmelo_AY_1.0, whole genome shotgun sequence genome has a segment encoding these proteins:
- the LOC103494075 gene encoding solute carrier family 40 member 3, chloroplastic has product MAIGYTLALSQPYSFSCFKFSIREVSLLSHSSRVRYSFVSCRRLKNLSQTCISSSSRLQRVISKCSITNSDVQFDQVSVEDDVQEALSSVEGDCSLAIVQLNSGFLEAETLTLQTEPLSLLTEGTYVDSLLTTLPVLSEEEQNVLAATPAHPAGLYALYASCIAGNLVEQLWNFAWPSAIALLHPSLLPVAVMGFFTKLALIVGGPLVGKFMDNFPRVPAFTCLNCVQAAAQLLSASMVIYAHTVPHTAASSSILLQPWFVTLIFAGAIERLSGIALGVAMERDWVVLLAGINRPIALAEANAVLSRIDLLCEIVGASLFGIILSKYDPVTCLKFAAGLMLWSLPVVVLLTWLTNQLSTGVLDRAKCLQTCCGDPNEVTSPSAENILDVGVEVIKNGWKEYLQQPALPASLAYVLLYFNAVLAPGSLMTAFLTQQGLSPSIIGGFSGLCAFMGVTATFVSANLVRQFGILKAGAVGLIFQAALLTVAVAVYLSGSLSRQSPLLFFLAMIVLSRLGHMSYNVVGQQILQTGIPSSKTNLIASTEVSVASLAESIMLGVAIIANDTSHFGFLAMLSLLSVVGAAAIFCQWLLNPTDEQRKLFSFSSQFEMS; this is encoded by the exons ACTTCAGAGGGTCATTTCAAAATGTTCAATAACCAACTCTGATGTACAATTCGATCAAGTTTCTGTAGAAGATGATGTGCAAGAAGCTTTATCTTCTGTAGAAGGCGATTGTTCACTTGCAATTGTGCAATTGAATTCTGGATTCCTCGAGGCTGAAACTTTGACGCTACAGACAGAACCTCTGAGTTTATTGACTGAAGGGACTTATGTTGATAGTCTTTTGACAACTTTGCCT GTTTTATCTGAGGAGGAGCAGAATGTTCTTGCAGCAACTCCAGCTCATCCTGCTGGATTATACG CTTTATATGCCTCGTGTATCGCGGGCAATCTGGTAGAACAGCTTTGGAATTTTGCTTGGCCTTCTGCCATTGCGTTGCTTCATCCCAGTCTTCTACCAGTTGCAGTTATGGGATTCTTTACTAAG CTTGCGTTAATAGTTGGAGGTCCTTTGGTCGGGAAGTTTATGGATAATTTTCCCAGAGTACCAGCATTTACTTGCCTGAATTGTGTTCAG GCTGCTGCGCAATTGCTATCTGCTTCAATGGTTATTTATGCCCATACTGTTCCTCATACTGCTGCATCGTCCTCCATACTTCTCCAGCCTTGGTTTGTTACACTGATCTTTGCTGGAGCCATAGAGAGGCTTTCTGGAATAGCACTGGGGGTTGCAATGGAGCGTGATTGGGTTGTGTTG TTAGCTGGAATCAATAGGCCTATTGCACTTGCAGAAGCTAATGCTGTTCTTAGTAGAATTGACCTTCTCTGTGAG ATAGTTGGAGCATCTTTATTTGGCATTATCCTTTCCAAGTATGATCCAGTAACTTGCTTGAAGTTCGCTGCAGGTTTAATGTTATGGTCCTTGCCAGTTGTG GTCCTACTTACATGGTTAACCAACCAACTCTCTACCGGTGTTCTTGATCGTGCAAAGTGTTTGCAAACTTGTTGTGGCGATCCCAATGAAGTAACTTCACCTAGTGCTGAGAATATAT TGGATGTGGGTGTAGAAGTTATTAAAAATGGATGGAAAGAGTACTTGCAGCAACCAGCGCTTCCTGCAAGCCTTGCCTATGTGCTCCTCTACTTCAATGCTGTCCTTGCTCCTGGCAGTTTGATGACAGCATTCTTAACTCAGCAAG GTCTTAGTCCATCAATAATTGGTGGTTTTAGTGGATTATGTGCTTTCATGGGTGTTACTGCAACCTTTGTATCCGCAAATTTGGTCAGGCAATTTGGAATTTTGAAG GCTGGAGCAGTTGGGTTAATATTTCAGGCTGCACTTTTGACAGTTGCTGTTGCTGTGTACTTGAGCGGGTCTCTTTCCCGGCAGAGtcctcttcttttcttcttagcTATGATC GTTTTATCTAGGCTCGGACACATGTCATATAATGTTGTAGGGCAACAGATTCTTCAAACTGGTATACCATCATCCAAAACGAACCTCATTGCATCAACAGAGGTCTCAGTAGCTAGTTTAGCAGAGTCTATAATGTTGGGAGTTGCAATAATTGCCAACGATACTTCACATTTCGGATTCCTAGCGATGCTGTCACTTCTATCTGTTGTTGGAGCAGCAGCGATTTTCTGCCAATGGTTGTTGAATCCAACTGATGAACAAAGGAAACTTTTTTCTTTCAGCTCTCAGTTTGAG ATGTCCTGA